One region of Termitidicoccus mucosus genomic DNA includes:
- a CDS encoding DUF1501 domain-containing protein: protein MKNQSNPLPTTRREFFRLAGGGIGLLAFSRFAPSFLVQSTLAATPAPERDRSILVIVQLAGGNDGLNTVIPFEDAHYYRLRPTLAIDKKDVLRLSGTLGLHPGCTELNALFQEGKLGIVQNVGYPNPNRSHFRSTEIWESASDSDRFISTGWIGRFLDNTCAGAPGIPANAAEADPLAVHLSGEVPQSFLAGHTHSTFGLNPALLRRRGNKDNLKFLETLVNESAGADPDGHDNNSFLKQTMMDALVTEKRVQKVLSDYKPGVAYPGNNFAQSLRNVAGLIAAGLSTRVYFVSLGGFDTHYNQATTHQNLMRTLSQGLAAFQKDLDAHGLSDQVVTMTFSEFGRRPMENESKGTDHGTAAPLFVMGSKIKGGLHGRPPSLDLKRNQDLAFSTDFRQVYATMLDRWFNCPTDAILGKTYHPLAFL from the coding sequence ATGAAAAATCAAAGCAATCCCCTTCCCACCACGCGCCGCGAATTTTTCAGGCTCGCCGGCGGCGGCATCGGGCTGCTCGCGTTCAGCCGGTTCGCGCCCTCGTTCCTCGTCCAGTCCACCCTCGCCGCCACGCCCGCGCCGGAACGCGACCGCAGCATCCTCGTCATCGTGCAGCTCGCCGGCGGCAACGACGGCCTCAATACCGTCATCCCCTTCGAGGACGCGCATTATTACCGCCTGCGCCCCACCCTCGCCATCGACAAAAAGGACGTCCTGCGCCTCTCCGGCACCCTGGGCCTGCATCCCGGCTGCACGGAACTCAACGCGCTCTTTCAGGAGGGCAAGCTCGGCATCGTGCAAAACGTCGGCTATCCCAACCCCAACCGCTCGCACTTCCGCTCCACCGAGATTTGGGAATCCGCCAGCGATAGCGACCGCTTCATATCCACCGGCTGGATCGGCCGCTTTCTCGACAACACCTGCGCCGGCGCGCCCGGCATCCCTGCAAACGCGGCCGAGGCCGACCCGCTCGCCGTCCATCTCAGCGGCGAGGTGCCGCAATCGTTTCTCGCCGGGCACACGCACTCCACCTTCGGCCTCAACCCCGCCCTGCTCCGCCGCCGCGGAAACAAGGACAACCTGAAATTCCTCGAAACCCTCGTCAATGAATCCGCCGGGGCCGACCCCGACGGCCATGACAACAACAGCTTCCTCAAGCAAACCATGATGGACGCGCTCGTCACCGAAAAGCGCGTCCAGAAAGTCTTGTCCGACTATAAACCCGGCGTCGCCTACCCCGGCAACAACTTCGCCCAATCCCTGCGCAACGTCGCCGGCCTCATCGCCGCCGGCCTCTCGACGCGCGTGTATTTCGTCTCCCTCGGCGGATTCGACACGCACTACAACCAGGCCACCACGCACCAGAACCTCATGCGCACACTCTCGCAGGGACTCGCCGCGTTTCAAAAGGACCTCGATGCGCACGGACTCTCCGACCAGGTCGTGACGATGACCTTTTCGGAATTCGGCCGCCGCCCGATGGAAAACGAAAGCAAAGGCACCGACCACGGCACGGCCGCGCCGCTCTTTGTGATGGGTTCGAAAATCAAAGGCGGCCTCCACGGCAGGCCACCCTCGCTCGACCTGAAGCGCAACCAGGACCTCGCCTTCAGCACCGACTTCCGCCAAGTTTACGCCACGATGCTTGACCGCTGGTTCAACTGCCCGACCGACGCCATCCTCGGCAAAACCTATCATCCGCTGGCATTCTTGTGA